The stretch of DNA TCGCGGCCCCGCTCAGGCCAGCTCGTGCTGCTTCGGCGCGGTCTGCTTGGTGAGCAGCCCCGCCTCGCGCGCGAAGTCCCCGGCCTCCTCGAAGCCCTTGTAGACGCTGGCGAAGCGCAGGTAGGCGACGTCGTCGAGCTCTCGCAGGTGGTCGAGGACGGCCACGCCGACCTGTTGGCTCGAGACCTCCGGCCCGGCGGTGCGCAGCTGCTGTTCGACCGCGGCGGCGAGTCGCTCGATCGCCCCGGGTGTCACCGGCCGGTTCTTGCACGCCGAACGGACGCCCGCCGCGACCTTCTCCCGGTCGAAGGGCTCGCGCTCCCCGGAGCGCTTCTTCACGAACAACAGGCTCGCCGAGAGGCGCTCGAAGGTGGTGAAGCGGTAGCCGCAGCGACGGCACTCCCGGCGACGGCGGATCGCGGCACCGTGCTCCACCTCGCGCGAGTCGACGACGCGGTCCTCGTCGCCGCCACAGGAGGGACACCGCATCGCGCCGAGGCTAATGGGCGCGTCCGGGGGCGCCGGAGAGGCGGTGCGGGGGGCGGGGGGCCCTCTCCCACTCAGGGAAGGTGCAGCGTCTCCCCGACGACGAGCGTGCCGTCGGACGTCTCTGCCTGAAGAGCGTTGACGAGGGGCCGCGGGTCCGCGTCCGGCTCGAGGCGGGTGGCGATCGACCAGAGGGTGTCGCCCGGGCGGACGACGTAGACGACCGCCCTCCCGCTCACCGTCGAGCCTGCGAGGTGGGCGGGGACGGGGGCGCCGCCGCGCAGCGCGCCGGCGCCGAACCAGGTGGCGAGGAGGAGGGCGAAGGTCGCGCAGGCGGGGAGCAGGCCGTGCCTGCGGTGGCGCGCCGGGGCGCTCGACAGGGCGCGGGTCGGTGACGAGTGCTCGGACCGGGCGGGGTGGAGAGAGGTGGCCGCCCGGCCCGAGCCCTGCGCCACGGGTCGCGGGCGTGGCGCCGCCTCGCGTCCGATCGGCGCGTACGCGACGGGAGAGGCGGAGCGGCGGGTGCTGGGCTCGCCGCCCGTCACCAGGCGGAGCGCCGGCCGCGCCGAGGGGTGTCGCCGGGTGCCGGGGAACGTCGTGGGCAGCGCCGCCATCGCCTCTTCCTTTCGTCGTACGTATGTTCGATTTCTGGGAGAATCGTTGCACGAACACCTGTTCGGTGTCAAACTCTGTCGAACGGGTGTTCCCACGAACAGATGTTCGCGAACGGGTGTGACACCCGCCCCTGACAAGGAGATCCGATGGCCCAACAGACGCTCAGCGGCAAGCGTCGCCAGATCCTCGAGTTCATCGCCGAGGAGATCCGCGAGCGCGGCTACCCGCCGTCGGTGCGCGAGATCGGCGAGGCGGTGGGGCTCACCTCGTCCTCCACCGTGCACAGCCATCTGCAGGTGCTCCAGCGCGAGGGCTTCCTGCGCCGCGACCCCACCAAGCCGCGGGCGATCGCCGTCTCGTTCGAGCCGAGCTCCGGCGCGGCGATGGCGGCGCGGCCGGTCGTGCACGTCCCACTCGTCGGCGACGTCGCCGCCGGCGTCGGTGTCCTCGCCGAGGAGAACGTGGAGGACGTCCTCCCCCTCCCCGAGGACCTCACCGGGCTGGGCGAGCTGTTCATGCTGCGGGTGCGCGGCGACTCGATGATCGACCTCGCGATCCTGGAGGGCGACTACGTCGTCGTCCGACGCCAACAGGCCGCGGAGGACGGCGAGGTGGTCGTGGCCGGCATCGGCGACGGCGAGGCGACGGTGAAGACCCTCCGCCACGAGGGGCGCGAGGTCGTGCTCGAGCCGGCGAACGCCGCCTACCAGCCGATGCGCTTCTCCCCCGACGAGGTCCAGGTCTACGGCAAGGTCGTCACCGTGATGCGGCGCGTCGGCCACTGACGCCACGGCGCCGCTCGGGCAACGGCGCCTGCCTCCTCAGCCGTAGAGCACCCCGGCGAGCGCCCGGCGCACCTCCTCGAGGTCCTGGCGGGTGACCTGCTCGTCGGGATGGTGCGCGAGCAGCGGGTCACCGGGGCCGAAGTTCGCGGCGGGCACCCCGAGCTCGGAGAAGAAGGCCACGTCGGTCCAGGCGATCTTCGCCGCTGGAGGCTGACCGCTCGCCGCGACGAGCTCGGCGAGGACCGGGTGGCCGAGGCTCGGTGCCGCCGCCGGCGCCGAGTCGAGGACCTCGAGGCGGTCGCCGAGCGAGGAGTCGAGGGCCGGCGCGAGCAGTATCCCGATCGCCTCGGCGGCCTGGTTCTCGTCGCGGTCGGGGGCGAAGCGGTGGCTGAGGACGAGGCGCGCCTCGTCGGGGACGACGTTGCCGGCGACGCCCGCCCGCACGTCCACGGCCTGCAGGCTCTCGCGGTACTCACAGCCGTCGATCACCGGCCGCCGTTCCTCGAAGGAGGCGACCGCCTCGAGGACCGGTGCCAGGCGGTGCACGGCGTTCACCCCCGCCCAGGGGCGCGCCGAGTGGGCGCGGCGGCCGCCGAGGACGACCTCGAACCGCACCATGCCCTGGCAGCCCGCCTCGATGCAGGCGTTCGTCGGTTCGAGGAGGATCGCCGCGTCGCCGGCGAGGAGGCCGGGGTCGGCGGCGGCGAGCTCGCGCAGGCCGGAATAGGAGCGGGCGATCTCCTCGCAGGCGTAGAAGACGAAGGTGAGGTCGCGCCGCGGGGCCTCGATCCCCCACGCGAGGGCGAGCAGCACCGCGAGGCCGCCCTTCATGTCGGCGCTGCCGAGGCCGTGGCAGACGTCGCCCTCGACGCGCGAGCGCTCGTTGCCGGCCGGCGGGACGGTGTCGAGGTGGCCGGCGAGCACCACCCGCCCCGCGAGGCCGAGGGCGGTGCGGGCGACGACGTTGTTGCCGACGCGCACCACCTCGAGGCCGGGGAGCGCGCGCAGCTCCTCCTCGACGAGATCGGCCATCGCCGCCTCGTCGCGGCTCACCGAGGGGACGTCGACGAGGCGCGCGGTCTCGAGGAGGAGGTCCTCGTGCATCTCCCCCGCCTCAGGTGGAAACGCCGTGCGCCCGCAGGACCTCGTTCAGCTGCGCCTTGTCGTGGCGCTCGCCCTCGGCGAGGCGGCGGAGGACGAGGACGCACGGGAGGAAGTACTCCCCGCCGGGCAGCTCGCGGCGGCGGTAGGCGCCGACGGCCACGCTCCAGGGGGGCACCACGCCGCGGGAGAGCTCCTCGCCGCTCTCGCCGTCGATCACCGGGATCGAGGGGTTGAGGATCGTCCCCTCGCCGATCACCGCGCCCCGCCCGACGCGCGCGCCCTGGGTGATCATGCAGCGGCTGCCGACGAGGGCGTCGTCCTCGATGACGACGGGGGTCGCGTTCGGCGGCTCGAGGACGCCGCCGATCCCCACCCCGCCCGAGAGGTGGACGTTGGCGCCGATCTGCGCGCAGGAGCCGACCGTCGCCCAGGTGTCGACCATCGTCTTCTCACCGACGCGCGCCCCGATGTTGGTGTAGCTCGGCATCAGCACGACGCCCGGCGCGAGGTACGAGCCGTAGCGGGCAGAGGCGCCGGGGACGACCCGCACCCCGAGCTTCTCGTAGCCGTGCTTCAAGGGGATGCGGTCGTGGAACTCGAAGGGGCCGAGGTCGGTGGTCTCCATCTCGCGCACCCGGAAGTAGAGGAGGATCGCCTCCTTCAGCCATTCGTGGACGACGACCTCGTCGCTCGCCGGGTCGACCTCGGCGACGCGCGCCTCGCCGCTGTCGAGGAGGCCGATGGCCTCCTCGATGAGCGCGACCTGCTCGGCGTCGCGGGGGGTCACTTCGCCGATGCGCGCGAAGAGTTCATGGATCGAGCCTTCGAGGGTTGCCACGTGCGCCTCCTTCTCGGCCGAGCAGACTACAAGGCCGCCCGCCGTCCCCCCGGGCCGCTCAGCCGGCGGCGGCGAGGCGCTCGGCGGCGAGCTCGATGCGCTCGTCGGGCTGGACCACGGCGATGCGCACGTAGCCCCGCCCGGCGGGGCCGTAGAAGTCGCCGGGGCTGACGAGCATCCCCGCCGTGCGCGCGAGCCAGCGGGTGAAGCCCCACTCCGGCCCCTCCCCCTCCTCGCGCTCCGACGAGCGCTCGTCGTCGGGGGCGGGCACCCAGAGGTAGAACGAGCCCCCCGCGATGCTCGCCTTCACCCCGACGCCCGAGAGCATCTCGACGACCCGCTCGAGGCGGGTGAGGTAGCGGGCGCGCTGCTCGGCGACGTGCGCGTCGTCCTCGAGGGCGAGCGCGCCGGCGAGCTGGATCGGCCCGGGGACCATGAAGCCGGCGTGCCGACGGACCTCGACGAGGTAATGCACGAGCTCGGGGTCGCCGGCGTAGAAGCCGACGCGCAGCCCGGCGCAGTTCGAGCGCTTGGAGATCGAGTGCACCGCGAGCAGCCCCTCGGTGCCGTGCTCGAGGATCGTGCGCGGCCTGCCCTCCCAGGTGTACTCGGCGTAGCACTCGTCAGAGAGCACGGGCACGCCCCGCGCCCGCCCCCAGGCCGCGGCGGCGCCGAGGTCGTCGAGCGCCCCGGTCGGGTTGGAGGGGCTGTTCAGCCAGAGGCAGAGCGCGCGCGCCGCGTCCGCCTCGCTCACCGAGTCGAGGTCGAGCGAGCCGTCGGCGCGGGCCGCGACGGCGACCGCCCGGCAGCCGGCGAGGAGCGCCCCCATCTCGTAGGTCGGGTAGGCGATCCCCGGGTAGAGCACGGTGTCGCGGGAGGGGTCGCGCAGCTTCAGCCACTGCGGGATGCCGGCCACGAACTCCTTGGTGCCGATGCAGATCGCGACGTGGCGACGCTCGAGCTCGACGTCGAAGCGGCGGCCGACGTAGGCCCGCGCCGCCTCGAGGAGGCGGGGGCTGCCGAGCGAGGGCGGGTAGCCGCGCTCCGCGCCGGAGGTGCCGAGCGCCTCGACGACCTGCGGCGGCGGCGGGTCGCCGGGGGTCCCGACCGAGAGGTCGACCATCCCCCCGGGGAGCGCCTCGCAGATCGCCTCGATCGGCGCCAGCCGGTCGTAGGGGTAGGTCGGCGGGATGAAGCCCGACGGTGCCTCGCTCACTTCACGACCTCTTTCTCTCGCTCGGACGGCGCCTGTCTGTCCCGCGCGGACGGCGCCTGCGCCCCGCGCCGCGGGGGGCCCGGCGGCTGGGCGCTCGGCGGCTGGGGGCTCGGCGGCAGGAACTCGGCGAAGCGGCGCCGCGAGGCGTCGTCGAGGCGGACGCGCACCACCGTGTGCCCGTCCTCGTCACGGCGCTCGAGGACCTCGCCCGAGCGGTGCAGGGCGGCGAGCACGTCGCCGCGGGCGTAGGGGACGACGAGCTCGACGGCGCGGTCGGTCGCCCGCAGCTGCGCGGCGACGACGTCGAGCAGCTCGGGGATCCCCTCCCCCGTGAGGCCGGAGCAGGAGACGGCGCCGTCGTGCGCGGCGAGCAGGCGCTTCGCGCTGTCGGGGTCGCGGTCGGCCTTGTTGAAGGCGAGCAGCTCCGGCACGTCGGCGGCGCCGATCTCCCCGAGGACGCCGCGCACCGCCTCCATGTGCCCCTCGGGGTCTGCGCCGGCGACGTCGACGACGTGCACGAGGAGGTCGGAGTCGGCGACGACCTCGAGGGTCGAGTGGAAGGCCTCCACGAGCTGGTGCGGGAGGCGGCTCACGAAGCCGACGGTGTCGGTGCAGACGATCGTCTCGCCGCCGGGCAGCTCGAGGCGCCGGGTACGCGGGTCGAGCGTCGCGAAGAGGCGGTTCTCGACGAGCACGTCGGAGTCGGTGAGGGTGTTGAGGAGCGTCGACTTGCCACCGTTGGTGTAGCCGACGAGCGAGACGCTGCGGTGCGCGCCGCGCCGGCGCTGCCGGCGCTGGGTGCGGCGCGTCGCCTCCAGGCCGGCGAGCTCCACCTCGAGCTTCGCGATGCGGCGGGTGATCCGTCGGCGGTCCTGCTCGAGCTGGGTCTCGCCGGGGCCACGGGTGCCGATCCGCCCGGCCTGCTGGGAGAGGGTGAGCCCGCGGCCGCGAAGGCGGGGCAGGCGGTAGCGCAGGAGCGCCAGCTCGACCTGGGCGCGGCCCTCCTCAGAACGGGCGTTCTGGGCGAAGATGTCGAGGATCACCGCCGAGCGGTCGATCGCCGTGCGGCCGAGGATGCGCTCGAGGTTGCGCTGCTGGGCCGGTGACAGCTCGTCGTCGAAGACAACGGTGTCGGCGTCGACCTCCTCGCAGATGCGGTGCAGCTCCTCGGCCTTGCCCCGTCCGATGTAGGTCGCCGGGTCGGGGCTCTCGCGCGCCTGCAGCACCCGCTCGGCCTCGTCGGCCCCCGCGGTGTCGATCAGCAGCGCAAGCTCGTCGAGGCTCGCCTCCACCTCGGAGAGGGTGCGGGGGAACGAGACCACCCCGACGAGGACGATGCGCTCCCGAAAGCTCCGCTCGATCAGCGTCACGAGAAGGCGCCGACCTCCTCGAGCTCGACAACGACCGCGGCGACGTGGCGCGCCGGCCCGCTCAGCGCCGCGCTCGGCGGCGAACCGGAGAGCTCGACGGTGAGGTCGCCGCCGGGGTTACGCACCACGACCACGGCCTCGGTGAGGCCCACGGCGTGCGTCGCGGCCGCAGCCGCCGCGGAGCCCGAACCGCAGGCCTCGGTGATCCCGGCCCCCCGCTCGTAGACCTCGAGGTCGAGCGCGGCGCGCCCCAGCACGCTCACCAGCTCGACGTTCTGGCCGCCCTCGACGGCGCGCTCCAGGCCGGGGCCGACGCCCTCGATTGTCACGTCCCCGCGCTCGCCGACGAGGACGAGGTGGGGGTTGCCGATGTCGACCGCGAAGGCGCGGCGCGAGGCGAGCGGCGAGGGCACCTCCGCGACGCGCACCTCGCCCATCTCGACGCGCACCTCGGCCCGCCCCCCGCCCGCCTCGGGCTTCACCGTGCAGTGGGAGGCGGCCGCGGCGGTGGTGATCAACGGCGCCGTGCTCCCGCTCTCGCGGTAGGCGGCGAGCGCCGCGCAGCGCAGGCCGTTGCCGCTCGTCTCGGCGGTGCTGCCGTCCGCGTTCCACAGCTCCATCGCGAAGGCCGCGGGGCCGCCGGTGAGGCGGATGAGGCCGTCGGCACCGATGCCGCGGCGGCGGTCGCAGAGCGCGCTCGCGAGCGCCGCCGAGGGCGCCGGCCCCCCCTCGTGGTCGACGAGCACGAGGAAGT from Acidimicrobiales bacterium encodes:
- the nrdR gene encoding transcriptional regulator NrdR, yielding MRCPSCGGDEDRVVDSREVEHGAAIRRRRECRRCGYRFTTFERLSASLLFVKKRSGEREPFDREKVAAGVRSACKNRPVTPGAIERLAAAVEQQLRTAGPEVSSQQVGVAVLDHLRELDDVAYLRFASVYKGFEEAGDFAREAGLLTKQTAPKQHELA
- a CDS encoding LysM domain-containing protein, with product MAALPTTFPGTRRHPSARPALRLVTGGEPSTRRSASPVAYAPIGREAAPRPRPVAQGSGRAATSLHPARSEHSSPTRALSSAPARHRRHGLLPACATFALLLATWFGAGALRGGAPVPAHLAGSTVSGRAVVYVVRPGDTLWSIATRLEPDADPRPLVNALQAETSDGTLVVGETLHLP
- the lexA gene encoding transcriptional repressor LexA — translated: MAQQTLSGKRRQILEFIAEEIRERGYPPSVREIGEAVGLTSSSTVHSHLQVLQREGFLRRDPTKPRAIAVSFEPSSGAAMAARPVVHVPLVGDVAAGVGVLAEENVEDVLPLPEDLTGLGELFMLRVRGDSMIDLAILEGDYVVVRRQQAAEDGEVVVAGIGDGEATVKTLRHEGREVVLEPANAAYQPMRFSPDEVQVYGKVVTVMRRVGH
- the dapE gene encoding succinyl-diaminopimelate desuccinylase codes for the protein MHEDLLLETARLVDVPSVSRDEAAMADLVEEELRALPGLEVVRVGNNVVARTALGLAGRVVLAGHLDTVPPAGNERSRVEGDVCHGLGSADMKGGLAVLLALAWGIEAPRRDLTFVFYACEEIARSYSGLRELAAADPGLLAGDAAILLEPTNACIEAGCQGMVRFEVVLGGRRAHSARPWAGVNAVHRLAPVLEAVASFEERRPVIDGCEYRESLQAVDVRAGVAGNVVPDEARLVLSHRFAPDRDENQAAEAIGILLAPALDSSLGDRLEVLDSAPAAAPSLGHPVLAELVAASGQPPAAKIAWTDVAFFSELGVPAANFGPGDPLLAHHPDEQVTRQDLEEVRRALAGVLYG
- a CDS encoding 2,3,4,5-tetrahydropyridine-2,6-dicarboxylate N-succinyltransferase, whose amino-acid sequence is MATLEGSIHELFARIGEVTPRDAEQVALIEEAIGLLDSGEARVAEVDPASDEVVVHEWLKEAILLYFRVREMETTDLGPFEFHDRIPLKHGYEKLGVRVVPGASARYGSYLAPGVVLMPSYTNIGARVGEKTMVDTWATVGSCAQIGANVHLSGGVGIGGVLEPPNATPVVIEDDALVGSRCMITQGARVGRGAVIGEGTILNPSIPVIDGESGEELSRGVVPPWSVAVGAYRRRELPGGEYFLPCVLVLRRLAEGERHDKAQLNEVLRAHGVST
- a CDS encoding aminotransferase class I/II-fold pyridoxal phosphate-dependent enzyme; the encoded protein is MSEAPSGFIPPTYPYDRLAPIEAICEALPGGMVDLSVGTPGDPPPPQVVEALGTSGAERGYPPSLGSPRLLEAARAYVGRRFDVELERRHVAICIGTKEFVAGIPQWLKLRDPSRDTVLYPGIAYPTYEMGALLAGCRAVAVAARADGSLDLDSVSEADAARALCLWLNSPSNPTGALDDLGAAAAWGRARGVPVLSDECYAEYTWEGRPRTILEHGTEGLLAVHSISKRSNCAGLRVGFYAGDPELVHYLVEVRRHAGFMVPGPIQLAGALALEDDAHVAEQRARYLTRLERVVEMLSGVGVKASIAGGSFYLWVPAPDDERSSEREEGEGPEWGFTRWLARTAGMLVSPGDFYGPAGRGYVRIAVVQPDERIELAAERLAAAG
- the hflX gene encoding GTPase HflX, which produces MTLIERSFRERIVLVGVVSFPRTLSEVEASLDELALLIDTAGADEAERVLQARESPDPATYIGRGKAEELHRICEEVDADTVVFDDELSPAQQRNLERILGRTAIDRSAVILDIFAQNARSEEGRAQVELALLRYRLPRLRGRGLTLSQQAGRIGTRGPGETQLEQDRRRITRRIAKLEVELAGLEATRRTQRRQRRRGAHRSVSLVGYTNGGKSTLLNTLTDSDVLVENRLFATLDPRTRRLELPGGETIVCTDTVGFVSRLPHQLVEAFHSTLEVVADSDLLVHVVDVAGADPEGHMEAVRGVLGEIGAADVPELLAFNKADRDPDSAKRLLAAHDGAVSCSGLTGEGIPELLDVVAAQLRATDRAVELVVPYARGDVLAALHRSGEVLERRDEDGHTVVRVRLDDASRRRFAEFLPPSPQPPSAQPPGPPRRGAQAPSARDRQAPSEREKEVVK
- the dapF gene encoding diaminopimelate epimerase — translated: MGRIDLDKYEALGNDFLVLVDHEGGPAPSAALASALCDRRRGIGADGLIRLTGGPAAFAMELWNADGSTAETSGNGLRCAALAAYRESGSTAPLITTAAAASHCTVKPEAGGGRAEVRVEMGEVRVAEVPSPLASRRAFAVDIGNPHLVLVGERGDVTIEGVGPGLERAVEGGQNVELVSVLGRAALDLEVYERGAGITEACGSGSAAAAAATHAVGLTEAVVVVRNPGGDLTVELSGSPPSAALSGPARHVAAVVVELEEVGAFS